In the genome of Mangifera indica cultivar Alphonso chromosome 9, CATAS_Mindica_2.1, whole genome shotgun sequence, the window CAGATGTCTATGAGACGGTCCCCAAAATTTCCCTAGCTTTTGTTTCTATTGTTATAGTAGGTTTTGATTCAACTTAGTCATGCTTCACTTTATGAGTAAAATTTCATGACAGAGCTAGCATTTGTGATTCATTTTTTGCATTCATCTCTGTGCAATATTGGATATATATCCAGTTTGACTTGATTGGAAAACTTGGGTTAGAGCAAACAAGTTCATGACATAGGACAACTGAGAAGGGTGGAAAGATGCCTCTCCTGTGATCTAGTTTAGTTTTCAATGGAAATTAagggattaaaaaaatagttttttagatGACTTCATTTTACACTGCAGTAACTAAAGACAATTGTTTTCTTGATGTGAAAATTGTCAGAGGAAAATTTTGCATCAGTGTTGCTTCTCTTCTTACATATTACTAACTCTTTACAGGTATGTTGCTGTTGGGGATGATCCATTTCTCCTAAGCTACGGTGAGCAGTTCCTTCCCTTTGTTATTGGAGCCGCCATGAACATCCAAGCAGCCTTGAGCAGAGCAGGCTTGGCTAGTGAAGTGAAAGTGGTGGTTCCATGCAGTTTTGATTCATTCCAGTCAGAGTCTGGCCTGCCATCAAAAGGACACTTTAGGCCTGGACTCAACAAAACCATGATTGAACTCCTTACATTTCTTCGCAAGCATCACTCACCTTTCTTTGTGGCCATCTCACCATTTTCAAGTTTCCACCAAAACAAGAATATTTCTCTTGACTTTGCTCTCTTCAAAGGAACTGCACACCCTCGTAATGATAGTCacaaaacatacaaaaacaGCTTTGACTTAAGCTATGACACCCTAGTTACTGCATTATCAACAGTTGGTTTTCCAGAAATGGATATTGTTGTGGCACAAATTGGGTGGCCAACAGATGGAGCTGCAAATGCAACTGTATCTACTGCAGAGACCTTCATGAATGGCTTGCTGGATCACCTTCACAGCAAAGTGGGGACCCCACTTAGACCTCGAGATCCACCAATGGAAGTATACATTTTAAGCCTTTTAGATGAGGATCAAAGACACATAGCAACTGGAAATTTTGAGAGGCATTGGGGTGTGTTCTCTTTTGATGGCCAAGCCAAgtacaatataaaatttgggCAGGATGCAAAAAACCTTGTGAATGAACAAAATGTTGAGTACCTTCCTTCCAGGTGGTGTGTTGCAAACAATAATAAAGACTTGTCTAATGCAACAGCAAGGGCTCTGGAGGCATGTAATGCTGCTGATTGCTCTGCACTCTCTCCTGGTGGATCTTGCTACAATATCAGTTGGCCCCAGAAcatatcatatgcatttaatagCTACTATCAGCAGCATGATCAAACGCCTACTAGCTGTGATTTTGGTGGGTTAGGTTTGATCACCACTGTCGATCCATCAGTGGATAATTGCAGATTTCCAATTGAAATTCGCACTTCTCATTCTTCTCTTCACAGAGCCTATCTTTTCCAATGCACGATACTGCTAACACTCAATACTTTTgccattttatttagtttttcatgGTAGAAAGACATCTGCAGCCACATGTGCTCCACATAATCAGCCTCAGTTCTGTGGTTATGGTTATGGATATTTGTTGTTGTACAAGGTTTCAACTTGCTTAAAAACTTAATCGTGTGGATTTGAAGTTGGAAAAGAAGGAAGCAATTATTAAGAGGTCCCATTTTTTGGTAACTTTGTGGTTAGGATCTTTCCCAGTTGTCACTATGTCTTTTTCAGAAATGAGAGAGTACTTGACTGAGTTTTTATCCCGGTGCCATGACAGTACCCTCCCCTCTTCTTTTGATGTTGTGATGTTAAAATTGAAGTGTATGGTACAATTAGTTTACGGCATCCCCATTACCATATCTTAGTAACCATTTTTGTATCATGCGTTTGAAGTAATGGATGTGATgcaatgaatattttttaacactAGTAGACATTTGAAAGCTTGCTGGAGTTGGATTAAACCGATGTGTGATTTGGTCTCTTGAAAGTTGGAAAACATAAAGATCTTTGTGATATATGGTAAAATCTTCCCATTGACCGAGCTCGCAAAAGGACACTTGACGGGGCGACGATAAGTTACAGGCACAACAATCAAACATTTTGCATATCCATCAAGTCATACGGAAATGCACACGATGAAATGTGTTCATCAAGACTCCTTAGTGATATGGATTGCTGTATGATTGGTGGACAGTGCAAGCATAAGATGCATTAAATATTGTGTACGAATGTCGTCATCACATCGTCTCattcgtgaaaaaaaaataaagagttttaaaATTCTACCCACACTtcataaattagagataaattgTTATAGTGTAAAATTTTTTCCTTAACCAAACTCACAAAACACCATTAGAAGACACAACAAGCTATAAATATAACGCTTATACACTTTGCTGTATCTATCAAATCATCTAAGAACTTGAGTAAAAATTCCATTGGTTAAGGACCGTGGGAAGAACTACACATGGTAAAATATCTTTTCGATATCTATTAAATTCATttcctattttatttaatgtttataggaaaaaataataattttttattaaaccgagattatgttattattgtaattacCCTATTATGTatgaatttaactaaaatatgaGCAACTCTCTACaatcatatttgaattaataatgtTTAAATATCGTGATTGCATGTAACTCCACTTGTCCATTCTATGACCACCATAGAGGTaggaaggaagaaaaaagaacCATAAGGAAAAAGGTACGTAAAGCTTCTGGC includes:
- the LOC123225152 gene encoding glucan endo-1,3-beta-glucosidase 9-like, translating into MPPNLSLLIYFLLLNFTSICSLGLSIGVNWGTASSHPLPPPKVVELLKSNDITKVKLFDADPVVLQALSGSNIAVTVAIPNSMLKSLNSSKKAAESWVHDNVTRYISPDGGSRVRIEYVAVGDDPFLLSYGEQFLPFVIGAAMNIQAALSRAGLASEVKVVVPCSFDSFQSESGLPSKGHFRPGLNKTMIELLTFLRKHHSPFFVAISPFSSFHQNKNISLDFALFKGTAHPRNDSHKTYKNSFDLSYDTLVTALSTVGFPEMDIVVAQIGWPTDGAANATVSTAETFMNGLLDHLHSKVGTPLRPRDPPMEVYILSLLDEDQRHIATGNFERHWGVFSFDGQAKYNIKFGQDAKNLVNEQNVEYLPSRWCVANNNKDLSNATARALEACNAADCSALSPGGSCYNISWPQNISYAFNSYYQQHDQTPTSCDFGGLGLITTVDPSVDNCRFPIEIRTSHSSLHRAYLFQCTILLTLNTFAILFSFSW